In Brachyhypopomus gauderio isolate BG-103 chromosome 18, BGAUD_0.2, whole genome shotgun sequence, the sequence GAAAGACATTCAAGTATCAAACTGAAACATTCAGTATATGAGGATATTCACGTGAAGTGGGCAATGATTACAGTCGATGAGGTCCGTTACAAACTGGTTGCAATTTTTAGCATTTCAAAAGCGACCGCGAAACTGACTCCAGTTTGTGTAAAGGGTGTGGTTATTTTCCATTGAGGAATCTTTCTTTAGAAAGTTTCATGGAGGACTTCACCGGCACCATAGTTGTTCGCTGGTGCCAAGATGGTGGGACCTAGTGGATAAAATCAGATCTAATACAGGTGAGTATTATTGGTTATTACGAGTCAATATTGGTTATGCATTTGCCCGACAAGACATGGTGGCCAGACATGCAGTCATCTTGCAAGTGAGCTTTATTTCCACCATGTACACCAATTTCATTGCTGGGCATCATATCATAACTCACAGAAATTAACATCAGCATCTTAGCATTTACATAGTCATGATTCCATTTGCAAAGTCAGTGCAATTTAATTCCACACATAAGATGTGTGAGGGAGGCGTGACCGCTGCCGCTTCGGGCCCCGACTCCGCCTAAATTGTGCGTCCTTGAGGTCTGATTGGTCACTTGTTCCACAATGCTACGGAGGCTCCATCCACCGGGCCTTAGCCTGTGGTGTTCCGGCTATGGCGAAGAGCATTACAGTGCAGACTGGGCCCTCTTCCATACCGCACTCACACAGAACTAGGGTGAAGAGCCAAGAGCAAATATGGGGAATCGATGTCCTTGGGCAAGGCGAGAGAAAACTGCAGCTGTGCTTGGGCCAGTTACCACATGCCAACAACAAGCCACTTTCTCCAGTGTCAGAAAGGACCATCGTTCCTCTCGTCTTTCAGCACACCAACCCTGAGTCTCAGCGTGCCTCCTTGGAGGAAATGAGTCTTGAACAGACATATATACAGAACGTATACATCTTCCACTTGTCCTTCTTAGACCCTCCCCTCTTCTTAGAAACGGCCATCATCAAGGGCTTCCGTCCCTGGGAAACGGCACTCTTCGAAGGCGTGAGCTAACGCCTCAGCACATGGAGATGGTGACGTTGATGCCCAGGTTGCCGTTGTCGGCGAAGAGGTGGGCGATGGAGGTGTCGAAGACGAGGCAGTCGCTGTTCATGATGGCGGCGGCCACGCCGTCGTGGATGGAGCGTGGCGTGGCCTCCCACGTGAGCCGCCGGCGGTTGCCGTTCAGCTCCAGGCGGTAGGCGAAGTTCTCCGCCTGCTTCCTGGTGCCGATGAGCAGCACGATGGCGAAGAACTGCTGGTGGCCCTCATACTTCTCCTGCTTCTCCAGCACCAGCATGAAGTGGTGGCCGAAGCAGGACTGCATCATGACCCAGTCCACGGCGCCCGGCAGGTTGATGTCCGTGGCCAGGAAGACGATGTCCTCGCCCTGCAGCGTGGTGATGGACTTGTGGGAGTGCATGAGGTGGGGCATGACCGCCTCCAGGGAGCCCTGCCACTTGCAGGAGGCGCCCGGGCAGGGGCAGGTGTACGGGCGGAACTCGCACACCTCCTCGTGCTCCGGCTTCTCGCTGTGGTGCAGCGACAGCATACAGCCCGCCGAGGCATACTACGGAGAGACGGGGAGAGAAAATGAGACCGAattgaggaaaaaaaaattattccaCAAGAGCAAGGAAAAATAAATGGGACGGAAAATATGGAAAATGAGCGGGGGGGAAATAAAAGTAGGGCAAGGAATGTGGAGGAGACGTGTGGGGAAAGAGGCAGAGCAGGAGGAGTGATTAAGGACAGCAGACAGCGGAGGGCAGGATAACAGCCGAGGTTAGAGGAACAGCGGCGCGCAGACAGGGGCGGAGTTAAGGGGAGGGGCAGCGGGCAGACGGGGCGGAGTTAAGGGGAGGGGCAGAAACTTTGAGATGCGGAATTTAGGGAGGGCAAGTGAAGGTCACGGGCGACAAAAACAGGTAGAGAGGGAGTGGAAGGGGAGGACAGGTCTAGAAGTTACAGAGCTGACGGATGAGTGGAAGTGGTCTGCAGCATTGTATGCAAAGCATACGACAGTCTGGCTCATTACAGTTGGGTCGTGAGGGGGCAGGACTTCCCAGCTACCCGTTCTGTGGTTGTGGGTGACAGAACGAATAGTTGGGAAGCGTGAGTGTAACGGGCTAGGTTAATCACATGGGGACGAGTTGGTGCATAGCGGGGCTCGTCTCCCGATTAGCAGACAGCAGGGGATGAATGAAGGTCAAATACGAGCTCCTTCTCCCGCCGTCTGCCGGAAACGCAGACGCTGCAATCTCCCGCTTAAAGTCACGCAGGGCGCATTGCAATCCACAAACTGTATTCTCAGGGGCCTGCGAGACTGGACCTGCGGGACTCAACATTGCGAATCAACAAAGGGTACAAATCCCGCAATAACCTGATAACGGTCTCTTCTCAGGGGATTCCATCAGCTTAGCAGTCTCAAAGAAGAGCCGTTTTCCCATGTTGTAGTGTTCGTAGTTTGGGTTTAGCGCACACACTTAATTGGGGCAACTAATGTCGCCAAATCCAGATCAACGAGTGCTGAACGGTTCGAGCTTAGGTAATGTTTTAAACGTATTTTACACAGTGGCGCTGTAACAGGAAGAAAACGTATCGCTCATGAAGACCCAACGTTCAACCTCAAAAATTCTTTACACAAAATAACagcattattatttttctataaTAACAATGCTAAATACAAGGCCAAGCTCAGTAATTCTGCCTTTTCCCCTCTATAGGCCATACCTCACCATGGCTTATAGTTAAGGTCAACCTGGACTATTAAAGGAACACTTTCTGTTTTTCGTTTTCTGCATTCTTCTCAGGCCAGATGTCATGGCCACCTAAACCACCCCGGAGGACATGCATCTATATCAGGCAAATTAATTATTAAACCTAACTGATAGCCAGTGGTTTCTTAACTGAGCATCAGTGACTGACAGTCGCCATCCTGCAGCTCAGAAGCCCTCGGGGGATTCAGCTTCAACCTAAAAGCCGCCATCAAGAGTCCAAATCCCCTTTGTTAGGGAGCGTCTGGGGAAGGAGAAAGAACCTTTCTATCACGTCCCACAGATGACATATTTTGCGTCCCTTAATTGCCTTTCGTTTTCATTAGCACACGGCCTGTGTCCAAACACCCTCAAACACATCCCTATAATCCATTCAGGGTTCTCAGCTTGGCCCATCAAAGTCAAACGATTCGACCATGAGGGGTGTGAAAGTCTAACTGGGCGCCCCACCCCATCTCCCACAGCCGGATATCCCCTTATCTTTGTCTTTTTAATGACAGGACGGTGGGATTTTGTGCAGTAATCCCTCCAGCGGCGTGCTGGCGATAAAGCCCTGTCTCGCAGTGGAGCCCGAGCTGAGGGGGATAAAGTGAGGCCAGTGGGTCTGAGAGGGAATTCGCTGTGGGTCTCCGGAGCGCCAGAACCGCCTGGCTCTCTTCAGGATCAGTTCCCGGGCAGAATCTGTCCGGACGACATGCCAAGGGCAACTTTGGCCAGAGATACTCGGTTCCCTGCTGTGAAACTGTCGACCCTCCGCGCTAATGAGG encodes:
- the siah2l gene encoding E3 ubiquitin-protein ligase Siah2, with the protein product MSRPSSAGGAGGGLGAGKAGGNKHGASGGAAVAAAGVSGSVAGSGSVPAAAVALPAPALPGQSAELTALFECPVCFDYVLPPILQCQAGHLVCNQCRQKLSCCPTCRGPLTPSIRNLAMEKVASTLPFPCKYASAGCMLSLHHSEKPEHEEVCEFRPYTCPCPGASCKWQGSLEAVMPHLMHSHKSITTLQGEDIVFLATDINLPGAVDWVMMQSCFGHHFMLVLEKQEKYEGHQQFFAIVLLIGTRKQAENFAYRLELNGNRRRLTWEATPRSIHDGVAAAIMNSDCLVFDTSIAHLFADNGNLGINVTISMC